From the genome of Helicoverpa zea isolate HzStark_Cry1AcR chromosome 1, ilHelZeax1.1, whole genome shotgun sequence, one region includes:
- the LOC124634020 gene encoding probable leucine--tRNA ligase, mitochondrial: protein MLPMHNCRKTSSFRNYLCFVYRKKSSLRLWEEDISTEIKLNIEKHWADDVKRSKSSNNKKPYYVLPMFPYPSGNLHMGHVRVYSISDTIARFEQLNGRNSIHPIGWDAFGLPAENAAIERNIPPYDWTKSNINSMKLQLKQLGFSFDWNREISTCDPNYYKWTQYIFLKLFEKGLAYQSKAQVNWDPVDKTVLADEQVDDLGCSWRSGVKVEKKYLTQWYIKTTKFAKDLYDGLENEGLENWKDIINLQKHWIGECDGVVVTFKMKVNSEIKSFDIWTSEPYKFIHGDFITMSSNHPLVQDLKSHETTGLKSYNPISNSEIPVYLTDDINYPVGRDVLIGCSQVDKEDQKIALSLNVPINNDCHAVDIKNENRQAVKIALSKNVGGHSVSSKLKDWLISRQRYWGTPIPIIHCKKCGAVPVPYEDLPIELPKIEFQNSGIQTLEKLDEWVNCKCPKCQSDAKRETDTMDTFVDSSWYFYRFLDPTNKEMPFSKENIDGRMPVDIYIGGKEHAVLHLYYARFMSYFLHSLGWTPTKEPFKKLVVQGMVMGQSYKLKDSGKYLPSEEVEKVGKQYREKGTGQAVITQWEKMSKSKYNGESPERLITTYGCDTTRLLILADVPPATPRRWSDATLPGVLNWQHRLWMTMREFLKYRNNMPSQNILSPEQFNKYEYKIWDSRNYLIATTTYHFKYTQKISVGISRLQSLTSVLRNKLPPEVLAKSKEFEKALAVLIIMLAPVTPHFCSELWAGLQSAPHRICDASNLINWDKNVLEQTWPQVDDQYELSFLCKVDGADRCELKIKASDLVNLDHERALQIMLNEESVQQRLKSDIHKTKFELYPYCRAILHIFPKKNIKQIKVAETVM, encoded by the exons ATGCTTCCAATGCATAACTGCCGAAAAACAAGTTCCTTCCGAAATTAtctatgttttgtttatagaaAAAAGAGTAGCTTAAGGTTATGG GAAGAAGATATCAGTACTGAAATTAAACTGAACATAGAAAAACATTGGGCAGATGACGTGAAGAGATCAAAAAGCAGTAACAACAAGAAGCCATATTATGTCTTGCCCATGTTTCCCTACCCATCAGGAAATTTGCATATGGGGCATGTAAGAGTGTACTCCATATCAGACACCATTGCGAGATTTGAGCAATTGAATGGAAGGAATTCAATTCACCCTATAGGCTGGGATGCTTTTGGCCTACCAGCGGAAAATGCAGCTATTGAACGAAATATACCTCCATATGACTGGACAAAATCAAACATTAATTCAATGAAACTTCAGCTGAAACAATTGGGGTTTAGTTTTGATTGGAATAGAGAAATATCTACATGTGATCCTAATTATTACAAATGGACacagtatatatttttaaagttatttgaaaaaGGTTTAGCTTACCAGAGTAAG gCTCAAGTGAACTGGGACCCTGTTGATAAAACTGTGCTAGCGGATGAACAAGTTGATGACCTTGGCTGCTCATGGAGATCTGGTGTTAAAGttgaaaagaaatatttaactCAGTGGTatataaaaactacaaaatttGCCAAAGATTTGTATGATGGACTTGAAAATGAAGGTTTGGAAAATTGGAAAGATATTATTAACTTACAAAAACATTGGATAGGTGAATGTGATGGAGTTGTTGtgacttttaaaatgaaagttaaTAGTGAAATTAAATCTTTTGATATTTGGACCTCAGAGCCCTATAAATTTATTCATGGTGATTTCATAACTATGAGTTCAAATCATCCATTGGTTCAAGACTTGAAATCTCATGAGACTACTGGACTGAAAAGCTATAATCCAATATCCAATAGTGAAATACCAGTATACTTAACTGATGACATAAATTATCCAGTAGGTAGGGATGTTCTTATTGGTTGTTCTCAAGTCGACAAGGAAGACCAAAAAATAGCTTTGTCACTAAATGTACCTATTAACAACGATTGCCATGCTGtagatattaaaaatgaaaatcgACAGGCAGTGAAAATAGCCCTTAGTAAAAATGTGGGTGGACACTCTGTTAGTTCTAAACTCAAAGATTGGCTAATTTCAAGGCAGAGGTACTGGGGAACACCTATACCTATAATACATTGTAAGAAATGTGGCGCGGTTCCGGTCCCATATGAAGATCTTCCTATAGAACTACCCAAAATTGAGTTTCAAAATTCAGGTATACAAACATTAGAGAAATTAGACGAATGGGTAAACTGTAAATGCCCCAAATGTCAATCTGACGCAAAAAGAGAAACTGATACCATGGACACATTTGTTGATTCTTCATGGTATTTCTACCGTTTTTTGGATCCAACTAATAAAGAAATGCCTTTTTCTAAAGAAAACATTGATGGGCGAATGCCAGTTGACATTTATATTGGGGGCAAGGAACATGCAGTGCTGCATTTATATTATGCTCGATTTATGAGTTACTTCTTGCATTCTCTTGGATGGACACCTACAAAAGAGCCATTCAAAAAACTTGTGGTGCAAGGAATGGTCATGGGCCAATCATATAAATTGAAAGACTCTGGAAAATATTTACCATCAGAAGAAGTAGAAAAAGTCGGTAAACAATATAGGGAGAAAGGTACGGGACAAGCTGTAATAACTCAATGGGAAAAAATGAGCAAGTCTAAATACAATGGAGAAAGTCCTGAGAGGCTAATTACAACCTACGGGTGCGATACAACTCGGCTGCTTATCCTCGCAGATGTCCCACCAGCAACACCAAGGCGGTGGTCAGATGCAA CGTTACCTGGCGTGCTGAATTGGCAGCATCGATTATGGATGACTATGAGAGAATTCTTAAAATATCGTAATAATATGCcttctcaaaatattttatctccagaacaatttaataaatatgaatacaaAATATGGGACTCAAGAAATTATTTGATTGCTACTACAACTTACCATTTTAAGTACACTCAAAAAATTAGTGTTGGCATCTCGAGACTACAAAGTCTAACCAGCGTGTTAAGG aaCAAGCTACCACCCGAAGTATTGGCTAAAAGTAAGGAATTCGAAAAAGCTTTAgcagttttaataataatgctgGCTCCAGTGACACCGCATTTTTGTTCCGAGCTGTGGGCTGGTTTACAGTCGGCACCACATAGAATATGTGACGCATCGAATCTGATCAACTGGGACAAAAATGTCTTGGAACAGACCTGGCCACAAGTAGACGATCAATATGAATTATCATTTCTATGTAAA GTGGATGGAGCAGACCGATGtgaacttaaaataaaagctaGCGATCTTGTAAATCTCGACCATGAGAGGGCATTACAAATCATGCTCAATGAAGAATCAGTCCAACAAAGACTCAAATCGGATATACACAAGACCAAATTCGAACTGTATCCTTACTGTCGTGcaatattacatatttttccgaaaaagaatattaaacaaataaaagtagCTGAAACAGTCATGTAA
- the LOC124634105 gene encoding uncharacterized protein LOC124634105 yields MAPGLMQYLLVLIVFVAMIAPCISAQPPTADEVIEKDRTARQAAVRAGRHIAVAPKRGFFGTIFHVILEQINDTKSAYNQISELVNNQFADENAVTSPPDPSLNGTTETPKITRAEFLKILDRNLKGLNRLRNLEWREAKKDSAANIRLYKEELFKGKKTGSAR; encoded by the exons ATGGCGCCAGGATTAATGCAATACTTATTAGTTTTAATTGTATTCGTCGCTATGATAGCACCATGCATCAGTGCGCAGCCA ccAACAGCAGACGAGGTGATTGAAAAGGATCGAACAGCCAGACAGGCTGCTGTAAGAGCTGGTAGGCACATCGCTGTAGCTCCAAAAAGGGGATTTTTTGGGACAATATTTCATGTTATATTAGAG caaATCAACGATACGAAAAGCGCCTACAATCAAATATCTGAATTGGTAAATAATCAATTTGCAGATGAAAAC GCCGTGACATCACCCCCGGACCCATCGTTGAATGGAACCACAGAGACACCAAAAATAACTAGAGCGGAGTTCTTAAAAATACTTGACCGTAATCTAAAAGGACTGAATCGACTACGTAATTTAGAATGGCGGGAAGCGAAGAAG gattcTGCAGCGAATATTAGATTATATAAAGAAGAATTATTTAAAGGAAAGAAAACTGGCAGCGCAAGATAG